The Streptomyces sp. NBC_00344 genome includes a window with the following:
- a CDS encoding GNAT family N-acetyltransferase — protein MSSHVRLRSDSDLGICVQILADVHTGDGYPVNWPADPAGWLTPDLLIGAWVAELDGKVAGHGALTRGADPLRCEVSRLYVAPAARGHRLGQRLMERLMEAARGQGLRPVLDVVATDTAATALYERLGWVRTTTVEERWGPDQVVTVHHYEAPAGPVG, from the coding sequence ATGTCCTCCCACGTGCGCCTCCGCAGCGACTCCGACCTCGGAATCTGTGTGCAGATCCTCGCCGATGTGCACACCGGGGACGGCTATCCCGTCAACTGGCCCGCCGACCCGGCCGGCTGGCTCACCCCGGATCTGCTGATCGGCGCCTGGGTGGCCGAACTGGACGGAAAGGTGGCGGGACACGGCGCGCTGACACGGGGGGCTGATCCGCTGCGCTGCGAGGTGAGCCGGCTGTACGTCGCACCCGCCGCGCGCGGTCACCGGCTCGGGCAGCGGCTGATGGAACGGCTCATGGAAGCGGCACGGGGCCAGGGGCTGCGGCCGGTCCTGGACGTGGTGGCGACCGACACCGCAGCCACCGCGCTCTACGAGCGGCTCGGGTGGGTGCGCACCACCACGGTGGAGGAGCGGTGGGGGCCGGACCAGGTTGTCACGGTGCACCACTACGAGGCCCCCGCCGGGCCGGTGGGATAA
- a CDS encoding ABC transporter ATP-binding protein has product MAELSKNGEAVSDAVPSAMTPNLAEVEAADVATVAEVEAMLDAPVERGEPILQVRNLVKHYPISQGILFKRRIGAVKAVDGISFDLYQGETLGIVGESGCGKSTVAKLLMTLETATAGEVFFKGQDITKLSGRALKAVRRNIQMVFQDPYTSLNPRMTVGDIIGEPFDIHPEVAPKGDRRRKVQELLDVVGLNPEYINRYPHQFSGGQRQRIGIARGLALNPEIIICDEPVSALDVSVQAQVINLMAKLQDEFNLSYLFIAHDLSIVRHISDRVGVMYLGKMAEIGTDEQIYDHPTHPYTQALLSAVPVPDPEAREGRERIILVGDVPSPANPPSGCRFRTRCWKAEARCAEEVPLLAIPERFAGEDTPAAHESACHFAEEKDVVHAV; this is encoded by the coding sequence ATGGCTGAGCTCAGCAAGAACGGCGAGGCCGTCTCCGACGCGGTGCCATCGGCGATGACCCCGAACCTCGCGGAGGTCGAGGCGGCGGACGTCGCGACGGTGGCCGAGGTGGAAGCGATGCTGGACGCCCCCGTCGAGCGGGGTGAGCCCATCCTCCAGGTCCGCAACCTGGTGAAGCACTACCCGATATCCCAGGGCATCCTCTTCAAGCGCCGGATCGGCGCGGTGAAGGCCGTCGACGGGATCTCCTTCGACCTGTACCAGGGCGAGACCCTCGGCATCGTCGGCGAGTCCGGCTGTGGCAAGTCCACGGTCGCCAAGCTGCTGATGACGCTGGAGACCGCGACGGCGGGCGAGGTCTTCTTCAAGGGCCAGGACATCACCAAGCTGTCCGGGCGCGCGCTGAAGGCCGTGCGGCGGAACATCCAGATGGTGTTCCAGGACCCGTACACGTCGCTCAACCCCCGGATGACGGTGGGCGACATCATCGGTGAACCCTTCGACATCCACCCCGAGGTGGCCCCGAAGGGCGATCGGCGCCGGAAGGTCCAGGAGCTTCTGGACGTGGTCGGGCTCAACCCCGAGTACATCAACCGCTATCCGCACCAGTTCTCCGGCGGCCAGCGCCAGCGCATCGGCATCGCCCGCGGCCTCGCGCTCAACCCGGAGATCATCATCTGCGACGAGCCGGTGTCCGCGCTCGACGTGTCGGTGCAGGCGCAGGTCATCAACCTGATGGCGAAGCTGCAGGACGAGTTCAACCTCTCCTACCTCTTCATCGCACACGACCTGTCGATCGTCCGGCACATCTCCGACCGGGTCGGCGTGATGTACCTCGGCAAGATGGCAGAGATCGGCACCGACGAGCAGATCTACGACCACCCGACGCACCCCTACACCCAGGCGCTGCTGTCGGCGGTCCCGGTCCCGGACCCGGAGGCCCGTGAGGGCCGCGAGCGGATCATCCTCGTCGGGGATGTCCCCTCGCCGGCCAACCCGCCGTCCGGCTGCCGCTTCCGCACTCGCTGCTGGAAGGCCGAGGCGCGCTGCGCCGAGGAGGTTCCGCTGCTCGCGATCCCGGAGCGTTTCGCGGGCGAGGACACCCCGGCCGCGCACGAGTCGGCGTGTCACTTCGCCGAGGAGAAGGACGTCGTCCACGCGGTGTAG
- a CDS encoding ABC transporter ATP-binding protein: MTTIEETASVPTPRSGESSSSPLLEVRDLHVEFHTRDGVAKAVNGVNYSVSAGETLAVLGESGSGKSVTAQAIMGILDMPPGVIPQGEILFRGQDMLKMSNEERRKIRGQKIAMIFQDALSSLNPVLSVGYQLGEMFRVHQGLSRKQAKIKAVELMDRVKIPAAKARVNDYAHQFSGGMRQRIMIAMALALEPDLIIADEPTTALDVTVQAQVMDLLAELQREFHMGLILITHDLGVVADVADKIAVMYAGRIVETAPVHELYKRPAHPYTRGLLDSIPRLDQKGQELYAIKGLPPNLLHIPSGCAFNPRCPKAQDICRTDIPALLPVTEQDGGALPGRGSACHFWEETIHG; encoded by the coding sequence GTGACCACTATCGAAGAAACCGCGAGCGTCCCGACGCCCCGGTCGGGCGAATCCAGCAGCTCCCCGCTGCTCGAAGTGCGCGACCTGCACGTCGAGTTCCACACCCGTGACGGTGTCGCCAAGGCCGTCAACGGAGTCAACTACAGCGTCTCGGCCGGCGAGACCCTCGCCGTCCTCGGCGAGTCCGGCTCCGGCAAGTCCGTGACCGCTCAGGCGATCATGGGCATCCTCGACATGCCGCCCGGCGTGATCCCGCAGGGCGAGATCCTCTTCCGCGGCCAGGACATGCTGAAGATGTCCAACGAGGAACGCCGGAAGATCCGCGGCCAGAAGATCGCCATGATCTTCCAGGACGCCCTCTCCTCGCTCAACCCCGTGCTCTCCGTGGGGTACCAGCTCGGTGAGATGTTCCGGGTGCACCAGGGGCTCTCCCGCAAGCAGGCCAAGATCAAGGCCGTCGAGCTGATGGACCGGGTCAAGATCCCCGCCGCCAAGGCGCGTGTCAACGACTACGCCCACCAGTTCTCCGGCGGTATGCGCCAGCGCATCATGATCGCCATGGCGCTGGCCCTGGAGCCGGACCTGATCATCGCCGACGAGCCGACCACGGCCCTCGACGTGACCGTCCAGGCCCAGGTGATGGATCTCCTCGCGGAACTCCAGCGGGAGTTCCACATGGGGCTGATCCTGATCACGCACGACCTCGGTGTCGTCGCCGACGTCGCGGACAAGATCGCCGTGATGTACGCCGGACGCATCGTCGAGACGGCCCCGGTGCACGAGCTCTACAAGCGCCCGGCCCATCCGTACACGCGCGGGCTGCTGGACTCGATCCCGCGTCTGGACCAGAAGGGCCAGGAGCTCTACGCGATCAAGGGCCTGCCGCCCAACCTGCTGCACATCCCGTCCGGTTGTGCCTTCAACCCCCGCTGCCCCAAGGCGCAGGACATCTGCCGCACGGACATCCCGGCCCTGCTGCCGGTCACCGAGCAGGACGGCGGCGCGCTGCCGGGCCGCGGCAGCGCGTGCCACTTCTGGGAGGAGACGATCCATGGCTGA
- a CDS encoding ABC transporter permease — translation MPEALTTKSEAGTEVPASMPATAAAPEKARSLWSDAWRDLRRNPFFIVSAVLIVFLVVVAIAPGLFTSIDPNRADLAKHYLGKPNYSHVFQGDWFGYDVQGRSIYSRVLYGARSSIIVGVCSTAAVAIVGGVVGMIAGYYGGWLDSLLSRVTDIFFGIPLLLGAIVVLNAFAHRTVWSVVLALGFLGWTQIARVMRGSVMTVKQADYVQAAKALGAGTRRIMLRHILPNAIAPVIVVSTIALGGYIATEATLSYLGIGLPPNSISWGNDISSAQSAVRNAPHVLFFPSAMLSLTVLAFIMLGDAVRDALDPKLR, via the coding sequence ATGCCTGAGGCCCTGACCACCAAGTCCGAGGCCGGCACAGAGGTTCCGGCTTCCATGCCGGCGACCGCCGCCGCTCCGGAGAAGGCCCGCAGCCTGTGGTCCGACGCCTGGCGGGACCTGCGGCGCAACCCGTTCTTCATCGTCTCGGCCGTACTGATCGTCTTCCTCGTCGTGGTCGCGATCGCGCCGGGTCTCTTCACCTCGATCGACCCCAACCGCGCGGACCTCGCCAAGCACTACCTGGGCAAGCCGAACTACTCGCATGTCTTCCAGGGGGACTGGTTCGGCTACGACGTCCAGGGTCGGAGCATCTACTCCCGGGTTCTCTACGGTGCCCGGTCCTCGATCATCGTCGGCGTCTGTTCCACCGCTGCGGTCGCGATAGTCGGCGGCGTGGTCGGCATGATCGCCGGATACTACGGCGGCTGGCTCGACTCGCTGCTCTCCCGTGTCACCGACATCTTCTTCGGTATTCCGCTGCTGCTCGGTGCGATCGTCGTGCTCAACGCCTTCGCTCACCGCACCGTGTGGTCCGTGGTGCTTGCGCTCGGCTTCCTGGGCTGGACCCAGATCGCCCGTGTCATGCGCGGTTCGGTGATGACGGTCAAGCAGGCCGACTACGTCCAGGCGGCCAAGGCGCTCGGCGCGGGCACCCGCCGGATCATGCTCCGGCACATCCTGCCGAACGCCATTGCCCCGGTGATCGTGGTCTCCACCATCGCGCTCGGCGGTTACATCGCAACCGAGGCCACGCTGTCCTACCTCGGAATCGGGCTTCCGCCCAACAGCATCTCCTGGGGCAACGACATTTCCTCGGCGCAGAGCGCGGTCCGTAACGCCCCGCACGTGCTGTTCTTCCCCAGCGCGATGCTGAGCCTCACGGTCCTCGCGTTCATCATGCTCGGCGACGCGGTACGCGACGCCCTCGACCCCAAGCTGCGCTGA
- a CDS encoding ABC transporter permease translates to MGRYVARRLLQMIPVFLGTTLLIFLMVYSLPGDPVRALWGDRPADPQAMARLRHEYWFDRPVLAQYWHYISGVFHLDFGSSFVTGRNVLDVMKETFPVTIRLALVAFVIEIVVGLGLGLFSGLNRGKLPDKLVLLITLLLISVPVFVLGFIFQTVFGNQLGWVTPTVQDSNNITQLILPGVVLGSLSFSYVARLSRTSLAENLRADYIRTAVAKGLPRRRVIGIHLLRNSLIPVVTFLGTDLGALMGGAIVTEGIFNVHGIGNELYRSINQSDNTTVVGIVTILVIIFLLSSLIVDLLYAALDPRIRYA, encoded by the coding sequence ATGGGGCGCTACGTCGCGAGGCGACTGCTCCAGATGATCCCGGTGTTCCTCGGGACCACTCTGCTCATCTTCTTGATGGTGTACTCACTGCCGGGCGACCCCGTCCGGGCGCTGTGGGGCGACCGGCCTGCGGATCCGCAGGCAATGGCGCGGCTCAGGCACGAGTACTGGTTCGACCGACCCGTACTCGCGCAGTACTGGCACTACATCAGTGGCGTCTTCCACCTGGACTTCGGCTCCAGTTTCGTCACCGGACGCAACGTGCTCGATGTGATGAAGGAAACCTTCCCCGTCACGATCAGGCTCGCTCTGGTGGCCTTCGTCATCGAGATCGTCGTGGGTCTCGGGCTCGGCCTCTTCTCCGGTCTCAACCGGGGCAAGCTCCCGGACAAGCTGGTGCTCCTGATCACGCTGCTGCTGATCTCGGTGCCGGTGTTCGTGCTCGGCTTCATCTTCCAGACGGTCTTCGGCAACCAGCTCGGCTGGGTCACCCCGACCGTCCAGGACTCCAACAACATCACGCAGTTGATCCTGCCCGGAGTCGTCCTGGGCTCGCTCTCCTTCTCGTACGTCGCCAGGCTCAGCCGGACGTCGCTCGCGGAGAACCTGCGCGCGGACTACATCCGTACCGCCGTGGCCAAGGGACTTCCCCGCCGCCGCGTCATCGGCATCCACCTGCTGCGCAACTCCCTGATCCCCGTGGTCACCTTCCTCGGTACGGACCTGGGCGCCCTGATGGGCGGTGCCATCGTCACCGAGGGCATCTTCAACGTCCACGGGATCGGCAATGAGCTGTACCGGTCGATCAACCAGTCGGACAACACGACGGTGGTCGGCATCGTGACGATTCTGGTGATCATTTTCCTGCTCTCCAGCCTCATCGTCGACCTGCTGTACGCCGCTCTGGACCCGAGGATCCGTTATGCCTGA
- a CDS encoding peptide ABC transporter substrate-binding protein: protein MRGAKSAKWVAGAAVVALAATACGGNDKSGSGDNAGAAVNAKGVFSYQSSEPQHPLQPANVMETGGGRITDALFDGLADYDAKSGELHNLVADSIKQDDASHYTITVKKGWTFHNGEAVTAKSFVDAWNWGANAKNAQQNASWFADIEGYDQVHPEKGDPKAKTMSGLSTPDDYTIKVTLANPAPYWTYKLGYSAFEPLPKVFYTNPKKYGQEPIGNGPYQFVKWNHNKDLLTKTYAKYAGPDKPKNGGVDFKFYTTAEAAYQDTVSSNLDVLDQVAPSDMTKYHQDLGKRAVDAPQNAIQTIAVAEYAPTIKGLKDRGKFMQGISMAIDRATITKTVLAGSRIPATGFVPPAVKGYIADACGDACKYNPAKAKQLIKESGGSNATVSVLYNADGGHKEWVTAVCANITQNTGVKCQADSKADFKTALDVRTNKKVQSFYRSGWVQDYPLNANFLKDLYGSTAAGNEGGYSNKEFDKLAGNADKAATLDESVKLYQEAEKSLVKDMPAIPLWYYKTNAGYSANVKNVTYDTFGVPVFSDVQVVKK, encoded by the coding sequence ATGCGTGGTGCCAAGAGCGCCAAGTGGGTCGCGGGGGCGGCCGTCGTCGCCCTGGCGGCGACAGCCTGTGGCGGTAACGACAAGTCGGGCAGCGGAGACAACGCAGGCGCGGCAGTCAACGCCAAGGGTGTGTTCAGCTACCAGAGCAGCGAGCCGCAGCACCCGCTTCAGCCGGCGAACGTCATGGAGACGGGCGGCGGCCGCATCACCGACGCGCTCTTCGACGGTCTGGCGGACTACGACGCCAAGAGCGGCGAACTGCACAACCTCGTCGCCGACTCGATCAAGCAGGACGACGCCAGCCACTACACGATCACGGTGAAGAAGGGCTGGACGTTCCACAACGGCGAGGCGGTCACCGCCAAGTCCTTCGTGGACGCCTGGAACTGGGGCGCCAACGCCAAGAACGCGCAGCAGAACGCCTCGTGGTTCGCGGACATCGAGGGTTACGACCAGGTCCACCCCGAGAAGGGTGACCCGAAGGCCAAGACCATGTCGGGCCTGTCCACCCCCGACGACTACACGATCAAGGTCACGCTGGCCAACCCGGCGCCGTACTGGACCTACAAGCTGGGTTACAGCGCCTTCGAGCCGCTGCCCAAGGTCTTCTACACGAACCCGAAGAAGTACGGCCAGGAGCCCATCGGCAACGGCCCGTACCAGTTCGTGAAGTGGAACCACAACAAGGACCTGCTGACCAAGACGTACGCGAAGTACGCGGGCCCGGACAAGCCGAAGAACGGTGGTGTGGACTTCAAGTTCTACACGACCGCCGAGGCCGCCTACCAGGACACCGTCTCCAGCAACCTCGACGTGCTTGACCAGGTCGCCCCCAGCGACATGACCAAGTACCACCAGGACCTCGGCAAGCGCGCCGTGGACGCTCCGCAGAACGCCATCCAGACCATCGCCGTCGCCGAGTACGCGCCGACGATCAAGGGTCTGAAGGACCGCGGGAAGTTCATGCAGGGCATCTCGATGGCGATCGACCGGGCCACGATCACCAAGACGGTGCTCGCCGGCTCGCGTATCCCGGCCACCGGCTTCGTGCCGCCGGCCGTCAAGGGCTACATCGCCGACGCCTGCGGCGACGCGTGCAAGTACAACCCGGCCAAGGCCAAGCAGCTCATCAAGGAGTCCGGCGGCTCCAACGCCACGGTCTCGGTGCTCTACAACGCCGACGGTGGCCACAAGGAATGGGTGACGGCCGTCTGCGCCAACATCACCCAGAACACCGGCGTCAAGTGCCAGGCCGACTCGAAGGCCGACTTCAAGACGGCCCTCGACGTCCGGACCAACAAGAAGGTCCAGAGCTTCTACCGGTCCGGCTGGGTGCAGGACTACCCGCTGAACGCCAACTTCCTGAAGGACCTGTACGGCTCCACCGCCGCGGGTAACGAGGGTGGCTACTCCAACAAGGAGTTCGACAAGCTCGCCGGCAACGCCGACAAGGCCGCGACGCTGGACGAGTCCGTCAAGCTCTACCAGGAGGCGGAGAAGTCGCTGGTCAAGGACATGCCGGCCATCCCGCTCTGGTACTACAAGACGAACGCCGGCTACTCGGCCAACGTCAAGAACGTCACCTACGACACCTTCGGTGTCCCGGTCTTCAGCGACGTTCAGGTCGTCAAGAAGTAA
- the typA gene encoding translational GTPase TypA, translated as MPTRHDIRNVAIVAHVDHGKTTLVDAMLKQAGAFAAHAAEHLDDRMMDSNDLEREKGITILAKNTAVKYHPKDGGDVITINIIDTPGHADFGGEVERGLSMVDAVVLLVDASEGPLPQTRFVLRKALDAKLPVILCVNKTDRPDSRIDEIVNETYDLFLDLDADEDQIEFPIVYACARDGVASLTKPEDGTVPPDSENLEPFFSTILSSVPAPEYDTDAPLQAHVTNLDADNFLGRIALCRVEQGELRKGQTVAWIKRDGTMSNVRITELLMTEALTRKPAEKAGPGDICAIAGIPDIMIGETLADPENPIALPLITVDEPAISMTIGANTSPLVGKGGKGHKVTARQIKDRLDRELVGNVSLRVLDTERPDAWEVQGRGELALAILVEQMRREGFELTVGKPEVVTKQIDGKTHEPIERMTIDSPEEHLGAITQLMATRKGRMETMTNHGSGWVRMEWIVPSRGLIGFRTEFLTQTRGTGIAHSIFEGHEPWFGDLRTRHNGSLVADRAGVVTPFAMVNLQERGVIFTEATTEVYEGMIIGENSRADDMDVNITKEKKLTNMRAASADTTENVVPARKLSLEQSLEFCRDDECIEVTPETVRIRKVVLDQKERGRSASRAKR; from the coding sequence ATGCCCACGCGCCACGACATCCGTAACGTAGCCATCGTCGCCCACGTCGACCACGGCAAGACCACCCTGGTCGACGCCATGCTCAAGCAGGCCGGCGCGTTCGCCGCGCACGCCGCCGAGCACCTCGACGATCGCATGATGGACTCGAACGACCTGGAGCGTGAGAAGGGCATCACGATCCTGGCCAAGAACACGGCCGTGAAGTACCACCCCAAGGATGGCGGCGACGTCATCACGATCAACATCATCGACACCCCGGGCCACGCCGACTTCGGCGGCGAGGTCGAGCGCGGTCTGTCGATGGTGGACGCGGTCGTTCTCCTCGTCGACGCCTCCGAGGGTCCGCTGCCCCAGACCCGCTTCGTGCTGCGCAAGGCGCTGGACGCCAAGCTGCCGGTCATCCTCTGTGTGAACAAGACGGACCGTCCGGACTCCCGGATCGACGAGATCGTCAACGAGACGTACGACCTCTTCCTCGACCTGGACGCCGACGAGGACCAGATCGAGTTCCCGATCGTCTACGCGTGCGCGCGTGACGGAGTGGCGTCGCTGACCAAGCCGGAGGACGGCACCGTCCCCCCGGACAGCGAAAACCTGGAGCCGTTCTTCTCCACGATCCTCTCCAGCGTCCCGGCCCCCGAGTACGACACGGACGCCCCGCTGCAGGCGCACGTCACCAACCTCGACGCGGACAACTTCCTCGGCCGTATCGCACTCTGCCGCGTCGAGCAGGGCGAGCTGCGCAAGGGCCAGACCGTCGCGTGGATCAAGCGTGACGGCACGATGTCCAACGTCCGCATCACCGAGCTGCTGATGACCGAGGCGCTCACCCGCAAGCCGGCCGAGAAGGCCGGTCCTGGCGACATCTGCGCTATCGCCGGTATCCCGGACATCATGATCGGCGAGACCCTGGCCGACCCCGAGAACCCGATCGCGCTGCCGCTGATCACGGTCGACGAACCGGCCATCTCGATGACTATCGGTGCGAACACCTCGCCGCTGGTCGGCAAGGGCGGCAAGGGCCACAAGGTCACTGCCCGGCAGATCAAGGACCGGCTGGACCGCGAGCTGGTCGGTAACGTCTCGCTCCGCGTCCTGGACACCGAGCGCCCCGACGCCTGGGAGGTCCAGGGCCGTGGTGAGCTGGCGCTCGCCATCCTGGTCGAGCAGATGCGCCGCGAGGGCTTCGAGCTGACCGTCGGCAAGCCTGAGGTCGTCACCAAGCAGATCGACGGCAAGACGCACGAGCCGATCGAGCGCATGACGATCGACTCGCCCGAGGAGCACCTCGGCGCCATCACCCAGCTGATGGCGACCCGCAAGGGCCGTATGGAGACCATGACGAACCACGGTTCGGGCTGGGTCCGCATGGAGTGGATCGTGCCGTCCCGCGGACTGATCGGGTTCCGTACGGAGTTCCTCACGCAGACCCGCGGCACCGGCATCGCGCACTCGATCTTCGAGGGCCACGAGCCGTGGTTCGGTGACCTGCGCACCCGCCACAACGGTTCGCTCGTCGCGGACCGCGCGGGCGTCGTGACGCCGTTCGCGATGGTCAACCTCCAGGAGCGCGGTGTCATCTTCACGGAGGCCACCACGGAGGTCTACGAGGGCATGATCATCGGCGAGAACTCGCGCGCCGACGACATGGACGTCAACATCACCAAGGAGAAGAAGCTCACCAACATGCGTGCCGCTTCCGCGGACACCACCGAGAACGTGGTGCCGGCCAGGAAGCTGTCGCTCGAGCAGTCGCTGGAGTTCTGCCGCGACGACGAGTGCATCGAGGTGACCCCGGAGACCGTGCGTATCCGCAAGGTCGTCCTGGACCAGAAGGAGCGCGGCCGCAGCGCTTCGCGCGCCAAGCGCTGA